The following proteins are co-located in the Halarcobacter sp. genome:
- a CDS encoding efflux RND transporter permease subunit, which produces MFERFLRFFVENSRMNYTLFVLVFAVGVWSYNNTPKEIFPSFELDMISIRGSYTGASVDILDRMAVTEIEDNVKNIDSIDVITTVISPGSFSIILELKKGFNKYNETDKVKDAIALVKSNLPSDMDEPTVNALERSRSLIDITLTSNKYTTDELKPFADKLKSQLLGVSGVKDITVYGDSDKFYQILLDDKKIKAMNLNKNNVFNAISTLSYIFPVGKIEGEKHYYISTFNGAKTANAFANTLVKIGDSNIYLKDIAYISKKYEDSSTLYSFNGKSAISLALEQSESADAIKIVQNIKKLLPSIDKANPDIQISIADDNSERILDRLNIVVSNILLGIILITILVMLLINFRMSFIIAIGIPTSFVIAALYMYLSGYTINMISLVGVLIAIGIVVDDAIVVSENIQQHIEEGYEPKEAAIMGAKEMVKPVTVASITTLFSFLPILMISGTMGEVMKLIPIAISALVVASLIESFIFLPIHAAHTLKNDAKATSWEKPNKIYNSIIHFFMNWKKTFLLIFIILVPILTFYEIKASKFQMFPKFDASDVKISIKADENTKLEDAFKIVQSIEKDIMKNEKKFFIRSIDSVAGFRRDTGSNTEKYPYVMYMTVELQKMKDANFLDKYITPYLSFYYDNTGRERTKKSIQIAKELKQFLKEQDYKTKFNLNEIVVLERKVGPIKADIKIGLVSNNNEKIISSIHMLEDELRTIKGIKSLSNSLKFGIDEIKLKVNAYGEQLGLDESTIGTFLSNMYLSKKKAVSFDDTEMLDIKIESINKDDYESFKNMEIPLDDGTFVALNQVTDFKIIKGFEQLIKDNAERNFYVFANVNPEIVTANEVIEKLQPTLNKIKESGIKLIFKGEAEKQKSLRNDMLLASALTIILIMLSMLYLFNSFRETFILMSVIPFSLLGVLIGHKIMGINLSMPSLIGALGLAGVVINDGIIMMTYLKKAKTLHDVFNRATKRFRPIILTTITTLIGMSSLIFFPTGQAVIFQPIAIGLGFGLLWGTILNLIYLPVIYSISHKLKGDKF; this is translated from the coding sequence ATGTTTGAAAGATTTTTAAGATTCTTTGTTGAAAACTCAAGGATGAATTACACTCTTTTTGTTTTAGTTTTTGCTGTTGGAGTTTGGTCATATAATAATACTCCAAAAGAGATTTTTCCAAGTTTTGAATTAGATATGATTTCTATAAGAGGTTCATATACTGGAGCTTCTGTTGATATTCTTGATAGAATGGCTGTAACAGAAATAGAAGATAATGTAAAAAACATTGATAGTATTGATGTCATAACAACAGTTATTAGCCCGGGTAGTTTTTCTATCATATTAGAATTAAAAAAAGGGTTTAATAAATATAATGAGACAGATAAAGTAAAAGATGCAATTGCCCTTGTAAAATCTAATTTACCCTCAGATATGGATGAACCAACTGTAAATGCTTTAGAAAGGTCAAGATCTTTAATAGATATTACATTAACTTCGAATAAATATACAACTGACGAGTTAAAACCTTTTGCAGATAAATTAAAAAGTCAATTATTAGGAGTATCTGGAGTAAAAGATATAACTGTTTATGGAGATTCAGATAAATTCTATCAAATACTTTTAGATGATAAAAAAATAAAAGCAATGAATCTTAATAAAAATAATGTATTTAATGCTATATCTACTCTATCATATATTTTTCCAGTTGGTAAAATAGAAGGGGAAAAACACTATTATATCTCTACTTTTAATGGAGCAAAAACAGCAAATGCTTTTGCAAATACTTTAGTTAAAATTGGAGACAGCAATATATATTTAAAGGATATTGCATATATTTCAAAAAAATATGAAGACTCTTCAACTTTATACTCATTTAATGGTAAAAGTGCAATATCTTTAGCCCTTGAACAAAGTGAAAGTGCCGACGCAATAAAAATAGTACAAAATATTAAAAAACTCTTACCCTCTATAGATAAAGCAAATCCTGATATTCAAATCAGTATAGCTGATGATAATAGTGAAAGAATATTAGACAGACTAAATATTGTTGTATCAAATATTTTATTAGGAATTATACTTATTACTATTTTAGTAATGCTTCTAATCAATTTTAGAATGTCATTTATTATAGCAATAGGTATTCCAACTTCATTTGTTATTGCAGCACTATATATGTATCTATCTGGCTATACAATCAATATGATATCACTTGTTGGAGTCTTAATAGCAATTGGTATTGTTGTTGATGATGCAATTGTTGTAAGTGAGAATATCCAGCAACACATTGAAGAGGGATATGAACCTAAAGAAGCTGCAATTATGGGTGCAAAAGAGATGGTTAAACCTGTAACTGTTGCATCTATTACTACCCTGTTTTCTTTTTTACCAATTTTAATGATTAGTGGAACTATGGGTGAGGTTATGAAACTTATCCCCATTGCAATTTCTGCTTTAGTTGTAGCTTCTTTGATTGAGTCATTTATATTTTTGCCAATACATGCAGCCCATACACTTAAAAATGATGCAAAAGCTACATCATGGGAAAAACCAAATAAAATCTATAATTCAATTATACATTTTTTTATGAATTGGAAGAAAACTTTTCTTTTAATTTTTATAATATTAGTTCCTATATTAACTTTTTATGAAATAAAAGCATCAAAGTTTCAAATGTTTCCAAAGTTTGATGCATCGGATGTAAAAATATCTATAAAAGCTGATGAAAATACAAAACTTGAAGATGCTTTCAAGATTGTACAAAGTATCGAAAAAGATATTATGAAAAATGAGAAAAAATTTTTTATTAGAAGTATAGATTCTGTAGCAGGATTTAGGCGAGATACAGGGAGTAATACAGAAAAATATCCATATGTTATGTATATGACGGTTGAACTTCAAAAAATGAAAGATGCCAACTTTTTAGATAAATATATCACCCCTTACCTTAGTTTCTATTATGATAATACGGGGAGAGAAAGAACTAAAAAATCTATACAAATTGCAAAAGAACTTAAACAGTTTCTGAAAGAACAAGATTATAAAACTAAATTTAACCTAAATGAAATAGTTGTATTAGAAAGAAAAGTTGGACCAATTAAAGCAGATATAAAAATAGGTCTTGTTTCAAATAATAATGAAAAAATCATCTCTTCAATACATATGCTAGAAGATGAACTTAGAACTATTAAAGGTATAAAATCCTTATCAAACTCTCTTAAATTTGGTATTGATGAGATTAAATTAAAAGTTAATGCATATGGGGAACAATTAGGATTAGATGAATCAACAATAGGTACCTTCCTATCAAATATGTATCTTTCTAAGAAAAAAGCTGTTTCATTTGATGATACAGAGATGCTAGATATAAAAATAGAAAGTATAAATAAAGATGATTATGAAAGCTTTAAAAACATGGAGATACCATTGGATGATGGTACATTTGTGGCATTAAATCAAGTTACAGATTTTAAAATAATAAAAGGTTTTGAACAACTTATTAAAGATAATGCAGAAAGAAATTTCTACGTTTTTGCAAATGTAAATCCAGAAATAGTCACAGCAAATGAAGTTATAGAAAAACTGCAACCAACCCTAAATAAAATAAAAGAATCAGGAATAAAACTTATTTTCAAAGGGGAAGCTGAAAAACAAAAAAGTCTTAGAAATGATATGCTTTTAGCTTCTGCACTTACTATTATTTTAATTATGCTTTCAATGCTTTACTTATTTAACTCATTTAGAGAAACATTTATCTTAATGAGTGTTATCCCTTTTTCACTTTTAGGGGTTTTAATTGGGCATAAAATAATGGGGATTAATCTATCTATGCCATCACTAATTGGAGCATTGGGACTTGCAGGGGTTGTTATCAATGATGGAATTATTATGATGACCTATTTAAAGAAAGCAAAAACATTACATGATGTATTTAATAGAGCAACAAAAAGGTTTAGACCAATTATTTTAACTACAATCACAACTTTAATTGGTATGAGTTCCTTGATATTTTTCCCAACTGGTCAAGCCGTGATTTTCCAACCAATAGCAATTGGTCTTGGCTTTGGTCTTTTGTGGGGAACAATTTTAAATTTAATCTATTTACCTGTGATATATTCTATATCTCATAAACTCAAAGGGGATAAGTTTTAA
- a CDS encoding methylated-DNA--[protein]-cysteine S-methyltransferase, with protein MKDSLSLENENYKKIEKVIRYIDENFKEQPTIDEISEYIGMSKYHLIRVFKEYVGVTPIQFLQSVTLNYAKEHLKESKSILDSSLDMGLSSSSRLHDLFVNIIGVTPKEYKEFGKNVDITYGYGSTPFGEALIGFTKRGVCYLGFIDDNKEPIFNRFQEIWAKANLIENDEKAKEYLNKIFVKKEKFDLYVKGTNFQINIWKALLNIPTGTIATYQDIANSINKPKAVRAVASAIGSNHIGFLIPCHRVLAKSGAMSGYRWGIERKKILVAYEAMKNNKEDS; from the coding sequence ATGAAAGATAGCTTATCTTTAGAAAATGAAAACTACAAAAAAATTGAAAAAGTAATAAGATATATCGACGAAAACTTTAAAGAACAACCTACAATAGATGAAATCTCAGAATATATTGGGATGAGTAAATACCATTTAATAAGAGTATTTAAAGAATATGTAGGTGTGACTCCCATCCAATTTTTACAATCAGTTACATTAAATTATGCAAAAGAACATCTAAAAGAATCAAAATCTATACTAGATAGTTCATTAGATATGGGATTATCAAGTAGTAGCAGATTACATGATCTATTTGTAAATATTATTGGTGTAACTCCCAAAGAGTATAAAGAGTTTGGGAAAAATGTTGATATTACCTATGGATATGGTTCAACACCTTTTGGGGAAGCATTAATAGGTTTTACAAAAAGAGGGGTGTGTTATCTTGGGTTTATTGATGATAATAAAGAGCCAATTTTTAATAGATTTCAAGAGATTTGGGCAAAAGCTAATTTAATAGAAAATGATGAAAAAGCAAAAGAGTATTTAAATAAGATTTTTGTAAAAAAAGAGAAATTTGATCTTTATGTAAAAGGGACAAATTTTCAAATAAATATTTGGAAAGCTTTATTAAATATTCCAACAGGAACAATTGCAACTTATCAAGATATTGCAAATAGTATAAATAAACCAAAAGCAGTTAGAGCAGTTGCCAGTGCAATTGGTTCAAACCATATTGGATTTCTAATCCCTTGCCACAGGGTCTTAGCAAAATCTGGAGCCATGAGTGGCTACAGATGGGGGATTGAAAGAAAGAAAATTTTAGTTGCTTATGAGGCTATGAAAAACAACAAAGAAGATTCTTAA
- a CDS encoding serine hydroxymethyltransferase has product MSFINERRLEVADKEIFDIVEAELQRQTDHLEMIASENFTSPAVMETMGSVFTNKYAEGYPYKRYYGGCEFADKAEQLAIDRACEIFGCKYANVQPHSGSQANGAVYAALIKAGDKILGMDLSHGGHLTHGSKPSFSGKNYQAFYYGVELDGRINYDKVKEIAQIVQPKIIVCGASAYAREIDFAKFREIADSVGAYLFADIAHIAGLVAAGEHPSPFPHADVVTTTTHKTLRGPRGGMILCNDEDISKKINSAIFPGTQGGPLVHVMAAKAVAFKEILDPSWKEYAKQVKVNAKVLGEVMMSRGYDIVSDGTDNHLVLVSFLNKEFSGKDADAALGNAGITVNKNTVPGETRSPFVTSGIRVGSPALTARGMKEEEFTFIANKICDVLDDINNTDLQAKIKQELKELARDFVIYNKSTY; this is encoded by the coding sequence ATGAGCTTTATAAATGAGAGAAGACTTGAAGTTGCAGATAAAGAGATATTCGATATAGTAGAAGCAGAACTACAAAGACAAACAGATCACCTAGAGATGATAGCAAGTGAAAACTTCACAAGCCCAGCAGTAATGGAAACAATGGGAAGTGTATTTACAAATAAATACGCAGAAGGATACCCATATAAAAGATATTATGGTGGATGTGAATTTGCAGATAAAGCAGAACAATTAGCAATAGATAGAGCTTGCGAGATATTTGGATGTAAGTATGCAAATGTACAACCACACTCAGGAAGTCAAGCGAATGGAGCAGTATACGCAGCATTAATTAAAGCAGGTGATAAAATTCTTGGTATGGACCTTTCTCATGGAGGACACCTAACACATGGTTCAAAACCATCTTTTTCAGGTAAAAACTACCAAGCATTCTACTATGGAGTAGAATTAGATGGAAGAATAAACTATGATAAAGTTAAAGAAATAGCTCAAATAGTACAACCAAAAATTATAGTGTGTGGAGCATCAGCATACGCAAGAGAGATAGATTTTGCAAAATTTAGAGAAATAGCTGATTCAGTAGGAGCATATCTATTTGCAGATATCGCACATATTGCTGGATTAGTAGCAGCAGGTGAACACCCAAGCCCATTTCCACATGCAGATGTAGTAACAACTACAACACATAAAACTCTAAGAGGACCAAGAGGTGGTATGATTCTATGTAATGATGAAGATATTTCTAAAAAAATAAACTCTGCAATATTCCCAGGAACACAAGGTGGACCATTAGTACATGTAATGGCAGCAAAAGCAGTAGCATTTAAAGAGATTTTAGATCCATCATGGAAAGAATACGCAAAACAAGTAAAAGTAAATGCAAAAGTACTTGGGGAAGTGATGATGTCAAGAGGATATGATATAGTATCTGATGGAACAGATAATCACTTAGTGTTAGTGTCATTTTTAAATAAAGAGTTTTCAGGTAAAGATGCAGATGCAGCATTAGGAAACGCAGGTATAACTGTAAATAAGAATACAGTACCAGGTGAAACAAGAAGTCCATTTGTAACATCAGGTATTAGAGTAGGATCACCAGCACTAACAGCAAGAGGGATGAAAGAGGAAGAGTTTACGTTTATAGCGAATAAAATTTGTGATGTATTAGATGATATTAACAATACAGATTTACAAGCTAAGATTAAACAAGAACTTAAAGAGTTAGCTAGAGATTTTGTAATTTACAACAAATCAACTTACTAG
- a CDS encoding transglutaminase-like cysteine peptidase yields MKKIFIICFFIVSLTLTITVANKSFNITESKLEQIAQKYGIKARKRVELWDKTIQSAKNDDILHKLKKVNDFWNRITYKRDKVVWGKNDYWAAPFEFLSVGAGDCEDYAIAKYFSLRKLGVPDSKLRITYVKLMRRGTKFEEAHMVLTYYHKPGATPIVLDNVNKRLKLASKRTDLRPVYSFNASGLWQAKNKGKTSVKVGSNNLKNWKSMMSRI; encoded by the coding sequence ATGAAAAAAATATTTATTATATGTTTTTTCATTGTTTCACTTACTCTTACAATCACAGTTGCAAACAAATCTTTCAATATAACAGAATCAAAACTTGAACAAATAGCCCAAAAGTATGGGATAAAAGCTAGAAAAAGAGTAGAACTTTGGGATAAGACTATCCAATCAGCAAAAAATGATGATATTCTACATAAATTAAAAAAAGTTAATGATTTTTGGAATAGAATAACTTATAAAAGAGACAAAGTAGTATGGGGTAAGAATGATTACTGGGCTGCACCATTTGAATTTTTAAGTGTTGGTGCAGGAGATTGTGAAGATTATGCAATTGCAAAATATTTTAGCTTACGAAAACTTGGAGTTCCTGATAGTAAACTAAGAATTACATATGTAAAACTTATGAGAAGAGGTACAAAATTTGAGGAAGCTCATATGGTATTAACTTATTATCATAAACCAGGTGCTACACCTATTGTTTTAGATAATGTAAATAAAAGATTAAAACTAGCAAGTAAAAGAACAGATTTAAGACCAGTATATAGTTTTAATGCAAGTGGCTTATGGCAAGCAAAAAATAAAGGAAAAACTTCAGTTAAAGTGGGTTCAAATAACTTAAAGAACTGGAAATCTATGATGAGTAGAATTTAA
- the rdgB gene encoding RdgB/HAM1 family non-canonical purine NTP pyrophosphatase produces the protein MKIVLATSNKGKIEEFKKLLPNEEIIPFKNLIGEYEVVEDGDTFKANAVKKAKEIYEKIGDKNIVVISDDSGISVPALNDEPGIYSARYAGVDADDKKNNAKLISNLKKKNIKKTKAYYTACIAIVFKNEVYTVHGWMHGNVIDKEIGDKGFGYDPMFIPDSFDKTLGELPHEIKKEFSHRSKALNLAKKVLDIIL, from the coding sequence ATGAAAATAGTTTTAGCTACAAGTAATAAAGGAAAAATTGAAGAGTTTAAAAAACTTCTTCCAAATGAAGAGATAATACCTTTTAAAAATTTAATAGGTGAGTATGAAGTTGTAGAGGATGGTGATACTTTTAAAGCAAATGCAGTAAAAAAAGCAAAAGAGATATATGAAAAAATTGGAGATAAAAATATAGTAGTAATTTCTGATGATAGTGGAATTTCAGTTCCTGCTTTAAACGATGAACCAGGAATATATTCAGCTAGATATGCAGGTGTTGATGCCGATGACAAAAAAAATAATGCAAAGTTAATCTCAAATTTAAAAAAGAAAAATATTAAAAAAACAAAGGCATATTATACTGCTTGTATAGCTATTGTTTTCAAAAATGAAGTTTACACAGTACATGGCTGGATGCATGGTAATGTAATTGATAAAGAGATTGGTGACAAGGGCTTTGGTTATGATCCTATGTTTATCCCTGATAGCTTTGATAAAACCTTAGGAGAATTACCCCATGAAATAAAAAAAGAGTTTTCTCACAGAAGTAAAGCTTTAAATTTAGCAAAAAAAGTTTTAGATATAATATTATAA
- a CDS encoding EAL domain-containing protein, producing MSLSKQLYMIIAFIFFIIFSGNFLISVNNMKDYLEIEASTKAQDTATSIGMSLRPLINDKEDPEIQSIIRAISNSGFYKEVRLEDADFIISDKKLIEASTDLSDSNWTIDKVSVDSKFGFIEKVESDQSISEQLLKLENEQDEIDLSEMADSVKYRYIPSEFYKKGGNITFNFTASKNGQKIDTFANITLNKVLFKESRDIKFDYVPQWFIKLIPIDLEEKFSEISNGWNTAAIIYVSPNPGEAYAKLFEQARNSIIYAVIAFIISMLLLLVFVQFILRPLKKIEKLAKNIAKGNFDVIEPLPWTIEIKNVSIAMNDMSRKIEAMINKLTNNLANLSKKLSEDELTGLNSKQPLETDIKQMFIKKETGYIFDIKIDNLSKYVKTHTNEEVDNYIIKFANLLKDLSTNTKAYRIFGSEFLLVINGCNYDGAKEIANKLKKRFNDLSAELNIDEVAHVGGTPFNELGTLTEMRQAANEAYEKAKLIGPNEIFIRDSNDLSRDMNAWRELITEIIDNSHFEVDFINDTYTLDNLDKDIIMQEAFTNAKDKENNPIPIGSFVSIAEKYEKIVDFDKAVISKIIGFIQINNIKHDICINLSLDSISNNHFIMWLEKEIIKNRDISSKLVFSLSAYSVAKDMTLFKDFCDFVHSCGSKVIIKRFESKFVPTENLKEFNLDYIRLARDYTTNMHKDRSKKEFVESINELGSLLNIKVCAEAVKEEKDLETVKNIKLFAISK from the coding sequence ATGTCTTTATCAAAACAACTGTATATGATTATTGCTTTTATATTTTTTATAATATTTAGTGGTAATTTTTTAATTAGTGTAAACAACATGAAAGACTATCTAGAGATAGAAGCTTCAACAAAAGCGCAAGATACAGCCACATCCATAGGAATGAGTCTAAGACCTTTAATAAATGATAAAGAAGACCCAGAGATTCAATCTATAATAAGAGCTATATCAAATAGTGGTTTTTATAAAGAGGTTAGATTAGAAGATGCTGATTTTATTATTTCAGATAAAAAGCTTATTGAAGCATCAACAGATTTAAGTGATTCAAATTGGACTATAGATAAAGTTTCTGTTGATTCAAAGTTTGGATTTATTGAAAAAGTTGAATCTGACCAATCAATAAGTGAACAACTTTTAAAACTTGAAAACGAACAAGATGAGATTGATTTAAGTGAGATGGCAGACAGTGTCAAGTATAGATATATACCTAGTGAATTTTATAAAAAGGGTGGGAATATCACTTTTAACTTTACTGCCTCAAAAAATGGACAAAAAATTGATACATTTGCCAATATTACTCTAAATAAAGTACTCTTTAAAGAGAGTAGAGATATTAAATTTGACTATGTTCCCCAATGGTTTATAAAACTGATTCCTATCGATCTTGAAGAAAAATTTAGTGAAATCTCAAATGGATGGAATACAGCAGCTATAATATATGTAAGTCCCAATCCAGGTGAAGCATATGCTAAACTTTTTGAACAAGCTAGAAACTCAATTATTTATGCGGTAATAGCATTTATAATCTCTATGCTTCTTTTACTTGTATTTGTTCAATTTATTCTAAGACCACTTAAAAAGATTGAAAAACTTGCTAAAAATATTGCAAAAGGTAATTTTGATGTAATTGAACCTCTTCCTTGGACAATTGAGATTAAAAATGTTTCTATCGCTATGAATGATATGTCAAGAAAAATTGAAGCTATGATAAATAAACTTACAAATAATCTGGCAAATCTTTCAAAAAAATTATCTGAAGATGAATTAACTGGACTAAATTCAAAACAACCTTTAGAAACAGATATAAAACAAATGTTTATAAAAAAAGAGACAGGATATATATTTGATATAAAAATAGATAACCTTTCAAAATATGTTAAAACCCATACTAATGAAGAGGTTGATAATTATATTATAAAATTTGCAAATCTTTTAAAAGATTTAAGTACAAATACAAAAGCCTATAGAATTTTCGGTTCAGAATTTCTATTAGTAATAAATGGTTGCAATTACGATGGAGCAAAAGAGATCGCAAATAAATTGAAAAAAAGATTTAATGACTTATCAGCAGAATTAAATATAGATGAAGTTGCTCACGTTGGAGGGACTCCATTTAACGAACTAGGAACATTAACTGAGATGAGACAAGCTGCAAATGAAGCCTATGAAAAAGCAAAACTTATTGGTCCAAATGAGATTTTTATTCGAGATAGCAATGATCTTTCAAGAGATATGAATGCTTGGAGAGAATTAATAACTGAAATAATTGATAATAGCCATTTTGAAGTAGATTTTATCAATGACACTTATACTTTAGATAATCTTGATAAAGATATTATTATGCAAGAAGCCTTCACCAATGCAAAAGATAAAGAAAATAATCCTATTCCTATAGGTTCGTTTGTTTCTATTGCTGAAAAATATGAAAAAATTGTTGATTTTGATAAAGCTGTAATCTCAAAAATCATTGGCTTTATACAAATAAATAATATCAAACATGATATTTGTATTAATTTATCTTTAGATTCTATTTCTAACAACCATTTTATTATGTGGCTTGAAAAAGAGATTATCAAAAATAGAGATATATCTTCTAAATTAGTCTTCTCTTTATCTGCATATAGTGTAGCAAAAGACATGACTTTATTTAAAGATTTTTGTGATTTTGTTCATAGTTGTGGTTCAAAAGTTATTATTAAAAGATTTGAAAGTAAATTTGTTCCAACTGAAAACTTAAAAGAGTTTAATCTTGATTATATAAGACTTGCAAGAGACTATACAACTAATATGCATAAAGATCGTTCTAAAAAAGAGTTTGTTGAATCTATAAATGAACTAGGAAGCTTATTGAATATAAAAGTTTGTGCTGAAGCAGTAAAAGAGGAAAAAGACTTAGAAACTGTTAAGAATATTAAACTTTTTGCAATAAGTAAATAA
- a CDS encoding MFS transporter has protein sequence MIKSILPLSSIIALRFFGLFIVLPVLSVYAINLYGATTTLVGVVVGGYALTQMIFQVPFGIMSDKLGRKGTIITGLILFGIGSIFCAIADDILLLMLGRFLQGAGAIGAVVTATISDLVKEEQRPKAMATMGMAIGMSFAASMILGPTISSFAGVESLFYLTAVIAFGSIFILIKFVPNPPQIIHSNPTDKQLIQVLTNKNLIKMNITNFLQKGLMTFAFMIIPMVLINNFQWQMSDLWKVYLPAMIFGVLAMAPAAILAEKKGKFKEILAVGIVFFAISYLLIGLSSTALVFVIGVVIFFIGFNMHEPIMQSLASKFAKVHQRGLVLGIFNAHGYLGTFIGGVLGGVFFEKVSLSSLVMVIAVICIIWIILILTMPNPSKKKTLYVPLTTQSEDKSKNLDKISEIDEWYINDTEQTIVIKYDSELIEEDMILNTLKP, from the coding sequence ATGATTAAATCTATTTTACCACTTAGTTCTATTATAGCACTAAGATTTTTCGGACTTTTTATAGTTCTTCCTGTTTTATCAGTATATGCTATTAATCTATATGGAGCAACAACTACTTTAGTTGGTGTTGTTGTTGGAGGATATGCTTTAACACAAATGATATTTCAAGTTCCTTTTGGAATTATGAGTGATAAACTAGGAAGAAAAGGTACAATTATCACAGGACTTATTCTTTTTGGTATTGGTTCAATATTCTGTGCAATTGCAGATGATATTTTACTTCTTATGTTAGGAAGATTTCTACAAGGGGCAGGAGCAATAGGTGCAGTAGTAACTGCAACAATTAGTGATTTAGTAAAAGAGGAACAAAGACCAAAAGCAATGGCAACAATGGGAATGGCTATTGGTATGAGTTTTGCTGCTTCAATGATTTTAGGACCAACTATCAGTTCTTTTGCTGGTGTTGAATCTTTATTTTATTTAACAGCTGTTATCGCTTTTGGTTCAATTTTTATTTTAATTAAATTTGTTCCAAATCCACCTCAAATAATTCACTCAAATCCAACGGACAAGCAATTAATACAAGTTTTAACAAATAAAAACTTAATCAAAATGAATATAACAAACTTTTTACAAAAAGGTTTAATGACATTTGCATTTATGATTATTCCAATGGTATTAATAAATAATTTCCAATGGCAAATGTCAGACTTATGGAAAGTTTACCTTCCTGCAATGATTTTTGGTGTATTAGCAATGGCACCTGCAGCAATTTTAGCAGAGAAAAAAGGTAAATTCAAAGAGATTTTAGCTGTAGGGATTGTATTTTTTGCGATATCATATTTACTTATAGGTTTAAGTTCAACTGCTCTTGTTTTTGTAATTGGAGTAGTGATATTTTTTATTGGGTTTAATATGCATGAACCTATTATGCAATCTCTTGCTTCAAAATTTGCAAAAGTTCACCAAAGAGGCTTAGTATTAGGTATCTTTAATGCACATGGGTATTTAGGTACATTTATTGGAGGTGTTTTAGGTGGTGTTTTCTTTGAGAAAGTATCTTTATCTTCATTAGTTATGGTTATTGCTGTAATTTGTATTATTTGGATTATTTTAATTTTGACAATGCCTAATCCATCAAAGAAAAAAACTCTTTATGTACCTTTAACTACTCAATCAGAAGATAAGAGTAAAAATCTTGATAAAATTTCTGAAATTGATGAATGGTATATAAATGATACAGAACAAACTATTGTAATAAAATATGATAGTGAATTGATTGAAGAAGATATGATTCTAAATACACTAAAACCTTAA
- a CDS encoding transglutaminase-like cysteine peptidase, whose protein sequence is MKSNYFNINGTKKRFILISLILVSFSSLSLFANDDFSISNTTIEKIGLKYGKKAKKRVQLWNQTMNSVKSKNIFYKLKEINDFWNKIQYRKDSKVWQKKDYWASPFEFLAVGAGDSEDYAIAKYISLLNLGISDKKLKIIYIKNSTEKKHAVLTYFHKSDSKLVVLDNLNKSLTLKIKKEIQDNNNFLKITTSYINDINQNVKMKYINQKVDKEIILNTLKL, encoded by the coding sequence ATGAAATCTAACTACTTTAATATAAATGGAACTAAAAAAAGATTTATTTTAATAAGTCTAATCTTAGTTTCATTTTCTTCTTTATCACTATTTGCAAACGATGACTTTAGTATTTCAAATACAACTATAGAAAAAATAGGTTTGAAATATGGGAAGAAAGCAAAAAAAAGAGTTCAGCTTTGGAATCAAACAATGAATAGTGTTAAATCAAAAAATATTTTTTATAAACTAAAAGAGATAAATGATTTTTGGAATAAGATACAATATCGAAAAGATTCAAAAGTATGGCAAAAAAAAGATTATTGGGCATCACCTTTTGAGTTTCTAGCCGTAGGTGCTGGTGATTCAGAAGATTATGCAATAGCAAAATATATTAGCCTTTTAAATTTAGGTATCTCTGATAAAAAGCTAAAAATAATTTATATAAAAAACTCAACAGAAAAAAAACATGCAGTTTTAACATATTTTCATAAAAGTGATTCTAAACTCGTTGTTTTAGACAATCTAAATAAAAGTCTTACATTAAAAATAAAAAAAGAGATTCAAGATAACAATAATTTTTTAAAAATAACTACTTCATATATAAATGATATTAATCAAAATGTAAAAATGAAATATATCAATCAAAAAGTTGACAAAGAGATTATTTTAAATACACTTAAACTTTAA